In Danaus plexippus chromosome 6, MEX_DaPlex, whole genome shotgun sequence, a single window of DNA contains:
- the LOC116778998 gene encoding probable flavin-containing monoamine oxidase A: MVKTKWGTSKHIKADVIVLGCSLPGIVTAHKLKKKFGNTMDIVVLDLAGRQTNVSKCNVAFQEENEEEDECDDTGESKVFTDSITKRYLSLYAADFNIPLPDAIMAPERVRSPLNKLFEHSNGTTVECFTDFHDFNYLNILEKFELNQYQNLLNEYMKDLFQQNNTDNDSNRKRLLYYDHTTMEAHICSSLLFSNSRELMRNTVRLVCGTSADNISVLFYLHQCHRSNNSRNLLDGDNTKLREKLIGYCRKRLAAKLQKSVASITLTAKSINKISSYSDEQVILKTIKGDTNYVCNLLAMAVKPDELHNIEVEAQLLSDQIMNITASMKQGIAKKFLVQYEEHFWRREGYSGDILSVRGPILWATERPIVSSKGSLERYAALIGYLRVKEPGGDSREAVLKQLVRLFGNEAAEPIGYRETIIADTYIPRCGDFVALRRLTRQSRPKFLEWGALDIFGDGDVASALEAGHMAYVHLLGCLRPQAQSYDDLSTTEWPTNLGYSPIRKLLSQLTITTSLRYMAYTAAAYVGFRLMQSRLRN; encoded by the coding sequence ATGGTTAAAACGAAATGGGGGACTTCGAAACATATCAAAGCGGATGTTATTGTACTGGGGTGCAGTCTTCCAGGGATTGTGACcgcacataaattaaaaaagaaattcggTAACACCATGGATATTGTAGTTCTGGATTTAGCTGGAAGACAGACGAATGTGTCGAAATGCAACGTGGCGTTCCAAGAAGAAAACGAAGAGGAAGATGAGTGTGACGACACAGGAGAATCAAAAGTTTTTACAGACAGTATAACCAAACGTTACCTGTCTTTGTACGCGGCAGACTTTAATATACCTCTACCGGATGCTATTATGGCACCCGAAAGAGTACGTTCACCGCTAAATAAACTCTTCGAACACAGTAATGGCACAACGGTGGAATGTTTCACTGACTTTCATGATTtcaattatcttaatattttggaGAAATTTGAGCTCAATCAATATCAGAATCTGCTGAACGAGTACATGAAGGACTTGTTCCAACAAAACAATACCGATAATGATTCAAATAGGAAACGATTGCTTTATTATGATCACACCACCATGGAAGCACATATCTGCAGCTCCTTACTGTTCTCAAACTCGAGAGAATTAATGAGAAATACTGTCAGGCTCGTCTGCGGGACGTCGGCCGATAATATTTCCGTACTCTTTTATCTACATCAGTGCCACCGATCGAACAATTCTAGAAATCTTTTAGATGGAGACAATACGAAACTTCGAGAGAAACTTATAGGTTATTGTCGCAAGCGTCTAGCTGCTAAGTTGCAAAAGAGTGTCGCGAGCATAACATTAACAGCCAAATCTATAAACAAAATCAGCTCGTACTCTGACGAACAGGTTATACTGAAAACTATTAAGGGGGATACAAATTACGTTTGCAACCTCCTGGCAATGGCGGTAAAGCCGGACGAACTTCACAACATTGAAGTCGAAGCTCAACTGCTCTCAGATCAGATAATGAATATAACGGCGTCTATGAAACAGGGTATAGCGAAAAAGTTTTTGGTACAATACGAGGAACATTTTTGGAGACGCGAAGGTTATAGCGGTGACATTTTAAGTGTCCGAGGACCGATTCTTTGGGCTACTGAACGTCCCATAGTTTCATCGAAGGGAAGTCTTGAAAGATATGCTGCTTTGATCGGATATCTCCGAGTTAAAGAACCTGGAGGGGATTCCAGGGAGGCAGTCTTAAAACAATTGGTTAGGCTGTTTGGAAACGAAGCGGCTGAGCCAATTGGTTACAGAGAAACGATTATAGCCGATACTTACATTCCAAGATGTGGAGATTTTGTTGCTTTAAGACGATTGACGCGACAATCGAGGCCCAAGTTCCTGGAATGGGGCGCTTTGGATATTTTTGGCGATGGTGATGTAGCATCAGCATTGGAGGCCGGGCATATGGCTTACGTCCATTTGCTAGGTTGTTTGCGCCCGCAGGCTCAATCCTATGACGATTTAAGTACAACCGAATGGCCAACTAACTTAGGCTATAGTCCAATCAGGAAATTGTTGTCCCAATTGACGATTACAACGAGTTTGCGTTATATGGCCTATACAGCGGCAGCTTATGTAGGATTCCGTCTAATGCAGTCTCGC